In Candidatus Krumholzibacteriia bacterium, a genomic segment contains:
- a CDS encoding DUF4070 domain-containing protein yields MNVLLVSPETPDTFWSFAHALPFVSKRATHPPLGLLTVAAMLPDEWELRLVDLDVEPLRDEHIDAADVVFLGGMIVHRESAHEIAHRCHVRGRTVIAGGPLFTTGHEGFPEIDHFCLGEAEDVIERLVADLEAGTLQRFYEPDGFPCLDHTPVPRWDLLDLDRYATMSVQFSRGCPHDCEFCDVVVMNGHVPRTKTPEHMIAELEALHRAGWRRDVFVVDDNFIGNRRKTRQFLRALIDWRERTGIRMDFLTEATVDLAQSTELLALMVRAGFKKVFLGIETPDQDALRECHKLQNVRTDLEESVRILQNAGLEVMGGFIVGFDHDQPDVFQRQFAFIQRTGVVTAMVGLLNALPRTKLYQRLKREGRLLSDSAGNNTDAFCNFVPKLDRDTLESGYRQLMKRLYEPQVFYERAKAFLRNYRPHGPRRGLRREDVAALFRSMWVLGLRDRGRRAYWGFLAYALVRHRRAFAVAVTLAIHGYHFRRVARGL; encoded by the coding sequence ATGAACGTCCTGCTCGTGTCGCCCGAGACGCCCGACACCTTCTGGAGCTTCGCCCACGCCCTGCCCTTCGTGTCGAAGCGTGCCACGCACCCGCCGCTGGGTCTGCTCACCGTGGCCGCCATGCTCCCCGACGAGTGGGAGCTGCGCCTGGTCGACCTCGACGTCGAGCCCCTGCGCGACGAACACATCGATGCGGCCGACGTCGTGTTCCTGGGCGGCATGATCGTCCACCGCGAGTCGGCCCACGAGATCGCCCACCGCTGCCACGTACGCGGGCGCACGGTGATCGCCGGTGGTCCGTTGTTCACGACCGGCCACGAGGGCTTCCCCGAGATCGACCACTTCTGTCTGGGCGAGGCCGAGGACGTGATCGAACGGCTGGTCGCCGACCTCGAGGCCGGCACGCTACAGCGGTTCTACGAGCCCGACGGTTTCCCCTGCCTCGACCACACACCGGTCCCGCGCTGGGACCTGCTCGACCTCGACCGCTACGCCACGATGTCGGTGCAGTTCTCCCGCGGGTGTCCGCACGACTGCGAGTTCTGCGACGTGGTCGTCATGAACGGCCACGTGCCGCGCACCAAGACACCCGAGCACATGATCGCCGAGCTCGAGGCGCTGCACCGCGCCGGCTGGCGCCGCGACGTCTTCGTGGTCGACGACAACTTCATCGGCAACCGCCGCAAGACCCGGCAGTTCCTGCGCGCGCTGATCGACTGGCGCGAGCGGACCGGCATCCGCATGGACTTCCTGACCGAGGCCACCGTCGATCTCGCCCAGAGCACCGAGCTGCTCGCGCTGATGGTCCGCGCCGGCTTCAAGAAGGTGTTCCTGGGCATCGAGACCCCCGATCAGGACGCCCTGCGCGAGTGCCACAAGCTGCAGAACGTGCGCACCGATCTCGAGGAGTCCGTGCGAATCCTGCAGAACGCCGGGCTCGAAGTCATGGGTGGGTTCATCGTGGGCTTCGACCACGACCAGCCCGACGTCTTCCAGCGGCAGTTCGCGTTCATCCAGCGCACGGGCGTGGTCACGGCCATGGTCGGCCTGCTCAACGCGCTGCCGCGCACCAAGCTCTACCAGCGCCTGAAGCGCGAAGGCCGCCTGCTGAGCGACAGTGCCGGCAACAACACCGACGCCTTCTGCAACTTCGTCCCGAAGCTCGACCGCGACACGCTCGAGAGCGGGTACCGGCAGTTGATGAAACGACTGTACGAACCCCAGGTGTTCTACGAGCGCGCCAAGGCCTTCCTGCGCAACTACCGGCCGCACGGCCCACGGCGTGGCCTGCGTCGCGAGGACGTGGCCGCGTTGTTCCGTTCGATGTGGGTGCTCGGTCTGCGGGATCGCGGTCGTCGGGCGTACTGGGGCTTCCTGGCCTACGCACTGGTGCGCCATCGCAGGGCCTTCGCCGTGGCCGTGACGCTGGCGATCCACGGGTACCACTTTCGGCGCGTGGCGCGGGGACTCTGA
- the prxU gene encoding thioredoxin-dependent peroxiredoxin (Most members of this family contain a selenocysteine.), producing MSDEPQVGCARPTGGPVGGPPPEDVDDTQPVHKEPSPMIHVGKPAPDFEAPSYQQGRFGSEKLSDYLGNWVVVCFYPGDFTFVUATEISAVAEQYSEFQKLGVDILSVSVDSVFVHKMWDDHELKKMVDGGVPFPMLSDGGGKVGKVFGVYDEDAGVENRGRFLIDPDGVVQGYEVLTPPVGRNVSETLRQIQAFQLVRESKGAEATPSGWQPGKPTLKPGPDLVGNVWKEWKTEMAHS from the coding sequence ATGTCCGACGAACCCCAGGTCGGTTGCGCGCGTCCCACTGGCGGCCCCGTCGGAGGCCCGCCCCCCGAGGACGTCGACGACACCCAACCCGTGCACAAGGAGCCCAGCCCGATGATCCACGTCGGCAAGCCCGCGCCCGACTTCGAGGCGCCCTCGTACCAGCAGGGCCGATTCGGCTCGGAGAAGCTCAGCGACTACCTCGGCAACTGGGTGGTGGTGTGCTTCTATCCCGGCGACTTCACCTTCGTGTGAGCGACCGAGATCTCGGCGGTCGCCGAGCAGTACAGTGAATTCCAGAAACTGGGCGTGGACATCCTCTCCGTGAGCGTCGACAGCGTGTTCGTCCACAAGATGTGGGACGACCACGAACTGAAGAAGATGGTCGACGGTGGCGTTCCCTTCCCCATGCTGAGCGACGGCGGTGGCAAGGTCGGCAAGGTCTTCGGCGTGTACGACGAGGACGCCGGTGTCGAGAACCGCGGCCGCTTCCTCATCGATCCCGACGGGGTCGTGCAGGGCTACGAGGTGCTCACCCCGCCGGTGGGCCGGAACGTGAGCGAGACCCTGCGGCAGATCCAGGCCTTCCAGCTCGTCCGCGAGTCCAAGGGCGCCGAGGCAACCCCTTCGGGCTGGCAGCCGGGCAAGCCCACGTTGAAGCCGGGTCCCGACCTGGTCGGCAACGTGTGGAAGGAATGGAAGACGGAGATGGCGCACTCGTAG
- a CDS encoding T9SS type A sorting domain-containing protein gives MRLSLAFLVLFASAASMVATPVHAADLTDWPLRPADGTRASETADGFTLQPAEPGLPYGLTLEASPAAGGGSDTKVGPIRWMAPESIHDRMSATAGFGFEDGTTELLRLNGTAQGSGMRFTLEILGDRLRQHAVTVRAFENGNPVHEEAAAEATSPLFEGSTAPNGTGGLGTPLSSTFEQISDEIEQTKPQTADRPGGGAIALLFEPGTTLTFGDVVVTADEVRVGIWGTTGTLFDVETLAVEFTPQPGLQPQLQVIDAAMGLNGHEVRVGNGGRGEIVRAADGRASLALRPSPEGSARVSAALRPGQHGVTMSLTGADGTPLAVPPVLTHQGRINDSSDTPLRGRRAEIVYGVRATPNGDRTSYEPILVDPSALYVVAWQTSTGATGRTDPSTEFPTTSTVGAFPKDWTLPPLRNGNEVAVEMRFGSPVDLDVGSDTVAGVTRMQIEMLMTLTADPLITDVETDLGGLPDGTIAHVRYTGNVFGPGTSVGAPTSRATGSAVVQRAADGSALVSSMAPTGGDPVDGVEFAFEPVDAAAMDFSTAQDPLLAFRCGGVRASDPTRGYAPIEAILEPVGNGEVAVRFDARAITDLEQIDYEVLDADGTVIERGGIVHRDIATRVVGTPGIGSVETDAGDVILSVQFGRVSSTRSLEVDVEVRAIVPQSDFRVQSLQLAADGGAFFATANALRTTTDAPPLSSGALSLHRPFPNPFNPRTSVRFEVQRPSDVSLRIYDMRGRIVDVLVDERLDAGTYTRVWNGTDLRGRAVASGAYFVRLADGSEGPLVRRVVLVR, from the coding sequence ATGCGTCTGTCTCTCGCGTTTCTGGTTCTGTTCGCCTCCGCGGCGTCCATGGTCGCCACGCCCGTCCACGCCGCCGACCTCACCGACTGGCCGCTGCGCCCCGCCGACGGCACCCGCGCGAGCGAGACCGCCGACGGCTTCACGTTGCAGCCGGCCGAGCCGGGCCTGCCCTACGGGCTGACGCTCGAGGCTTCGCCCGCGGCCGGCGGCGGCTCCGACACGAAGGTCGGCCCGATCCGATGGATGGCTCCGGAGTCCATCCACGACAGGATGAGCGCGACCGCAGGCTTCGGATTCGAAGACGGAACCACCGAACTCCTGCGCTTGAACGGAACCGCCCAAGGCAGCGGCATGCGGTTCACTCTCGAGATCCTCGGCGACCGGCTGCGCCAGCACGCGGTGACCGTGCGCGCCTTCGAGAACGGCAATCCCGTGCACGAGGAGGCGGCGGCCGAGGCCACGAGCCCCTTGTTCGAGGGTTCCACGGCGCCGAACGGGACGGGCGGACTCGGCACGCCGCTGAGCAGCACCTTCGAGCAGATCTCCGACGAGATCGAGCAGACGAAGCCCCAGACCGCCGACCGTCCGGGCGGTGGCGCGATCGCCCTGCTCTTCGAACCGGGAACCACGTTGACCTTCGGCGACGTCGTCGTCACCGCCGACGAGGTGCGCGTGGGGATCTGGGGAACCACCGGCACGCTCTTCGACGTCGAGACCCTGGCCGTGGAGTTCACGCCGCAGCCCGGCCTGCAACCGCAGTTGCAGGTGATCGACGCCGCCATGGGCCTGAACGGCCACGAAGTGCGCGTGGGCAACGGCGGCCGCGGCGAGATCGTGCGCGCCGCCGACGGCCGGGCGTCGCTCGCGTTGCGGCCTTCGCCCGAGGGCAGCGCGCGCGTGTCGGCCGCGCTGCGCCCCGGCCAGCACGGCGTGACGATGTCGCTCACCGGCGCCGACGGGACCCCGCTTGCCGTGCCTCCGGTTCTGACCCACCAGGGGCGGATCAACGATTCGTCGGACACGCCGCTCCGCGGCCGCCGCGCCGAGATCGTCTACGGCGTCCGCGCCACGCCGAACGGCGACCGCACGAGCTACGAACCGATTCTCGTCGACCCGTCCGCGCTGTACGTCGTCGCGTGGCAGACCAGCACGGGTGCGACCGGCCGGACCGATCCGAGCACGGAGTTCCCCACGACGTCGACCGTCGGCGCCTTTCCGAAGGACTGGACCCTGCCGCCCCTGCGCAACGGCAACGAGGTCGCGGTGGAGATGCGCTTCGGTTCGCCGGTGGATCTGGACGTCGGGTCGGACACGGTCGCCGGCGTGACGCGCATGCAGATCGAGATGCTCATGACCCTGACGGCCGATCCGTTGATCACCGACGTCGAGACCGACCTCGGAGGCCTGCCCGACGGCACGATCGCGCACGTGCGGTACACCGGCAACGTCTTCGGCCCGGGCACGAGCGTGGGCGCGCCGACGTCGCGCGCGACCGGCAGCGCCGTCGTCCAGCGCGCGGCCGACGGTTCGGCGCTCGTGAGCAGCATGGCGCCGACCGGCGGCGATCCCGTCGACGGCGTGGAGTTCGCGTTCGAGCCCGTCGACGCGGCCGCGATGGACTTCTCGACCGCGCAGGATCCGCTGTTGGCGTTCCGCTGCGGCGGTGTGCGCGCGAGCGATCCCACGCGGGGCTACGCGCCGATCGAGGCGATCCTCGAGCCCGTCGGCAACGGCGAGGTCGCCGTGCGCTTCGACGCTCGTGCGATCACCGACCTCGAGCAGATCGACTACGAGGTCCTCGACGCCGACGGCACGGTGATCGAACGCGGCGGGATCGTGCACCGTGACATCGCCACGCGTGTGGTCGGCACGCCGGGGATCGGGTCCGTCGAGACGGATGCGGGTGACGTGATCCTCTCGGTGCAGTTCGGGCGCGTGTCCTCGACTCGGTCGCTCGAGGTCGACGTCGAGGTGCGCGCGATCGTGCCGCAGTCCGACTTCCGCGTGCAGTCGCTGCAGCTGGCCGCCGACGGCGGCGCGTTCTTCGCCACGGCGAACGCGCTGCGCACCACGACCGATGCGCCGCCGCTGAGCAGCGGTGCGCTGTCGCTGCACCGGCCCTTCCCGAATCCCTTCAACCCGCGGACGTCGGTGCGCTTCGAGGTGCAGCGGCCGAGCGACGTGTCGCTGCGGATCTACGACATGCGGGGGCGCATCGTCGACGTGCTCGTCGACGAGCGGCTGGACGCGGGGACGTACACGCGGGTGTGGAACGGCACGGATCTGCGCGGGCGGGCCGTGGCCTCGGGGGCGTACTTCGTGCGGCTGGCGGACGGGTCGGAGGGGCCGTTGGTGCGGAGGGTGGTGTTGGTGCGGTGA